The genomic DNA TCTCGCCGAACGCACCCGGGAGCAGCTCGTCGACCTGAAGATGAGCTTGCCAGTACGGATAGTGCTCGACAGGGTAGGCATACACGGCTTTGTCGACACCGCCGTGCACCGACAGATCGGCCTGACCATCTCCTTCGATCTGGATTGCGGAGACGCGCAGCCGACCCTCAGCCGGCTGCTTGAAGATACCGGTAAGAAAACTCTTGCCGCGGTACTCCACGGATCGCGGAAGACCGATGTTGAGCGAGAGCAGTTTCACTGGAACTGGCCCTTCGCGAAGAGCTGAACGCGACCCCCGACGGAAACAAGCGCGTTCTCGCCTTCGGATTTCACCCGCAGGTGGAGTGTCGAAGCTCGAGCCATCTCGTATCCCTGGCCGACACGCGCGTCGACGTCGGCGCTGCCCAGGTAGCGATGTTGGGACAGGTACAAGGCCAGGCAGGCATTGGCGCTGCCTGTTGCCGGGTCCTCCCGCATTCCACCCGCCTCGAAGAACAAGCGCGCGGAGATCTCTTGAGTGGATTCGTGACCCTCGGGGCAGAAGAGAAGCACGCCGACCCGCCCAGCGGCGAGCGGCGCGGCCGTCTCGAGTCGCGCGCGTCGCAGGGCGGAAAGACCGACCAGCGGAACCATCAGGAAGGAGATCCCGACGGAAGCCTCCTGGACGGAAAAACGTGAATCGAGGTCGGCGGGTTGCAGACCCAGCAACTCGGCGACGCCCGCCGGATCGCGTTTCTCTCCGAGCACGGGTGTCGGTGATCGCATCCAGGCGATCTCCGAATCAGTCACTGTATCAGATTCAACGGGAACCGAATCAGTCACTGTATCGAATTCGACGGGAACGCTTCCGACACCGAGCTTCAAGACGACACGCGGCGGTTTCTCGGAACTCAGGCTGCGTATCGCCCAGGCGGTTCCCAGTGTCGGGTGCCCGGCAAACGGAAGCTCCGCAGTTGGAGTGAAGATGCGCACGGGATACTCCCCCGGCTCCGGAATCGCCGAGCACACGAAACTCGTCTCGGAAAAATTGAACTCGCGAGCAATCGCCTGCATATGCTCGCCGGTCAGCGATCCTGCATCGAGAACGACTGCAAGCTGGTTGCCGGCGAGGCGGTTTTCGGCAAACACGTCGAGGAGGAGGTAATCATGCACGGTGCGAACATAGCAACACCGTCGGAGACGTGCCGCGCCGATCGGCAGGGGCGCGTTCGGAAACTCGCTAACGCCCACCCTGCAGTAGAAGACCAAATTCCTGGCGGGTTCCGCGGTACACATTCAGATCGACTGGACCGGTGATCCCCGACAGATCCCCGTCGTTGGCGTACTGCCAGAAACTCCACCTGTTGGTGATTCCGGTCGACGGTCGCCAGATCTTGCTGCGCATCCAGACTTCGTAGCCTCGGAATTGGCCGGCGACAATCCGATCGTAGGAGCTTCCGGTCACGTACAGCAGCGGCCGCTTGCTGGAGCCCTGCTCGACGAGCTCCAGGAAGATTTTGAGTTCGGTGCGGATGTTTTCGATGCTCTTCCAGCTCCTGCAGTTACCGGAAAATTCAATGTCGGCGGCGATCGGAAGAACACCGTTTTCGACGGGAACCACGGCCAGGGCGTTTTCCGCCTGCTCGCGTCCCGAGGTACAGAATGTAAAAAAGTGGTAGGCGCCGTGCGGAACATCGGTCGCAGTCGCCGCTTGCCAGTTCTCTTGAAACCGGGGATCCACGAAGTCTTTGCCTTCGGACGACTTGATGTACGCGAAGCCGACACCGGCCGTACTCAACTTCATCCAGTCGATCTTCCCCTGGTGATGAGAGACGTCGATGCCCCACACCGGAAAGATCCCGCGGTCGGGATGCTCCAGACTGAAAAAGCCGTTCTTGAACAACGCGACGGCCACGCCGTAGAGCAATGCCGCGAACGCGATCAACCAGAGCAGCCTGGAGGTGGTCTTCAATGGCTTTCCCGCACGATCAGGCGATAGCCGAAATCCATCTCCTCGCGTTCCAGAAGCTCGGCGTACCGGCGCTCCCACGCGCCAGAGGACAGATCTTCGGCGAGTCTGCGCAGGCCCGGCTCGAGTTGCTCGTCCGAGATCTGCGCCAGGGTCGAGATGCTCGCGCGGACCTGGGGGTCCAGATAGCTCTCGGGACGCCGCCAGTACGCGGCCTGAAAACCGTCGCTGCAATCGAATGGAATCGGCACGACCTCGGAGCGCGCGCCACCGAGCGCCTCGCAGATCGCTTCGATCGGGGGATGCCTCTGAGTCTCGAAACGCACGATTTCCGACAGATAGTCGCGCACCAGCCAGAAATCAGTCTGTCGCGCCGGGTCGAAAGTGAACAGAACCACCCGGTCAGCGACCCTGCCCAACTCTGCGAGCCCGCGAAACGGATCGAGCCAGTGGTGCAGGGTCAGAACGCCCAGTGCAGCGTCAAACGAATCATTTCGAAACGGCAGGTCCTCGGCGATCCCGCGCAGCGCGAGACCCGCAGTGCGTTGCGCGATCATGGTGCGGGATGGCTCGACTGCGACCACGAGCCGGTCGATCGGTTCGTACGAACCCGCTCCCGCGCCCACATTGCAGATCCGGCGCGCATCTCCGAGAGCGCGATGGATTCGAGCGCTGATACGAGGATCGGGAATCCGCTTCGAGCGATACTCTCGTCCGATCGTGTCGTAGACACCTGGATGCGAAGGCAGTGGCATGGCGACTTCGATGATACAGAGCGAAGACCGCAGCCGGCTAGTCCGGTGTGTTTCCGCCCGGAGCGGGTCAGCTCAGCTTCTGGCGCAGATCCGAGAGTCCGGGATAGTTCGCGTCGAAGAGTTCGATTCGCTCGAGCATTTCGAGAGCGCCGTCGACATCGCCGAGCTGCTGGCGCAGGCCCGCCAGTGTGAAGGCCATGTCCAGATTTCCAGGGTGCAGTTCCACGAAGGCATTCACCCGGACCTCCGCAAGCGCGAGTTCACCGGACTGGAAACCCGCCTGGACGATCCCATAGACCGCACTGGCGCAGTCCGCTTGCAGATCGAGCGCCTGTTCGAGCGGCTCGAATGACTCCCTCGCGCGCCCGGAAGCAATCAGGGCCAGGCCGAGTCCGGAAAGCGTGCGCGGTGTCTTTTCGATTTGCAGGGCCTGGCGAAAGTAGCCCTCGGAATCCTTGCCCTGTCCGGCCGCCAGCGTGAGCGAGCCCATACCGACGAGCGCATCGACGGATTCCGAATCGGATTCCCAGGCGGCGCGGAAGAGTTCGAGCGCTTCGTCCGGGCAGCCGCTATCGACCAGAACTCGAGCGCGCTCACAACGCGCTGCCGCCAGCACCGTCTGCGCGAGTTCCTCGGCCTGGTCGGCCGCACAACTCGCGTCTTCGACATTGCCATTCTTGCGCTCGAGAGACGCCAGGAGTGTGAACGCAGCAGCATCGGGCGAATCCTCGATCCAGGCGTGCAGAGCCGAGCGCGCACCTTCGATGTCACCGAATGCAGCACGCGCCTCGATCGCTTCCAGCCCCGCGGTTTCGGTTTCTCGGACTTCGAGATCGTTTGAAAGCGGCTCGGGTTC from bacterium includes the following:
- a CDS encoding PhzF family phenazine biosynthesis protein, whose amino-acid sequence is MHDYLLLDVFAENRLAGNQLAVVLDAGSLTGEHMQAIAREFNFSETSFVCSAIPEPGEYPVRIFTPTAELPFAGHPTLGTAWAIRSLSSEKPPRVVLKLGVGSVPVEFDTVTDSVPVESDTVTDSEIAWMRSPTPVLGEKRDPAGVAELLGLQPADLDSRFSVQEASVGISFLMVPLVGLSALRRARLETAAPLAAGRVGVLLFCPEGHESTQEISARLFFEAGGMREDPATGSANACLALYLSQHRYLGSADVDARVGQGYEMARASTLHLRVKSEGENALVSVGGRVQLFAKGQFQ
- a CDS encoding lysozyme — encoded protein: MKTTSRLLWLIAFAALLYGVAVALFKNGFFSLEHPDRGIFPVWGIDVSHHQGKIDWMKLSTAGVGFAYIKSSEGKDFVDPRFQENWQAATATDVPHGAYHFFTFCTSGREQAENALAVVPVENGVLPIAADIEFSGNCRSWKSIENIRTELKIFLELVEQGSSKRPLLYVTGSSYDRIVAGQFRGYEVWMRSKIWRPSTGITNRWSFWQYANDGDLSGITGPVDLNVYRGTRQEFGLLLQGGR
- a CDS encoding class I SAM-dependent methyltransferase, with the protein product MPLPSHPGVYDTIGREYRSKRIPDPRISARIHRALGDARRICNVGAGAGSYEPIDRLVVAVEPSRTMIAQRTAGLALRGIAEDLPFRNDSFDAALGVLTLHHWLDPFRGLAELGRVADRVVLFTFDPARQTDFWLVRDYLSEIVRFETQRHPPIEAICEALGGARSEVVPIPFDCSDGFQAAYWRRPESYLDPQVRASISTLAQISDEQLEPGLRRLAEDLSSGAWERRYAELLEREEMDFGYRLIVRESH
- a CDS encoding tetratricopeptide repeat protein; its protein translation is MAQTEREDREFLEQLRRVLELAEEAIEARNEPEPLSNDLEVRETETAGLEAIEARAAFGDIEGARSALHAWIEDSPDAAAFTLLASLERKNGNVEDASCAADQAEELAQTVLAAARCERARVLVDSGCPDEALELFRAAWESDSESVDALVGMGSLTLAAGQGKDSEGYFRQALQIEKTPRTLSGLGLALIASGRARESFEPLEQALDLQADCASAVYGIVQAGFQSGELALAEVRVNAFVELHPGNLDMAFTLAGLRQQLGDVDGALEMLERIELFDANYPGLSDLRQKLS